CGCAACCTGCTTGACCACTTTGCGGCAAACGGCCTGACCGTCACGCCGCTCATCATTGACTCAGCAATGGAGGTCGTCGATGCGTTTTTTGCCGGCCGCTGCAAAGCTTATATGTCAGACGCCTCGCAGCTTGCCGCCGCACGCCTGCGCTCTCCAGGCGGACCACAGGCGTTTGTCATCCTACCCGATCGCCTCTCCAAGGAGCCGTTCGCGCCAGCCATGCGGCGCGGTGACGCCGACTGGGTGACGCTCGTGCGCTGGGTGCTGTTCGTCCTTATTGCGGCCGAGGAGAACGGCATCACACAGGACAACGTGCGTGCAATGCGTCAGAGCGCGCGCGACCCGGCCGTGCGGCGAGCCTTGGGCGAGTCGACCGAATTCGGGCGAGCGCTCGGGACCGATCCCGACTGGGGGTTGCGCGCAGTGCAGAGCGTTGGTAACTACGGCGAGATGTTCGAGCGTAACCTCGGAACCCACAGCCCGCTCAATCTCGAGCGCGGACTCAATCGGCTCTGGACGCAAGGCGGCTTGATGTACGCCCCGCCTGTCCGTTAATCGACGGAGACTTGCATGACCGACGTACAGATATATACGACGATGGCGGTATTCGGCGTCGTGATTCTGGCGATCGCGTTTGATCTCATTGATATGGCGGTCGCTGCCCTCCTCGGCGTGAGCGTCCTGTTCGGGTTTAATATCCTCGTCGAGGATGACGTCATCGCGGCCGTGAAGACCGCGGGTGGCCCACTGGCGCTGCTGTTCGGCGGCATGGTGGTTGCCCGCACCCTCGCCGGCACGGGGATCTTCGACCGAATCGGCACGGTCTATCTCCGTGCGACAAAAGGAAGCGGCAAGCGATTTCTGTTGTTACTGATCGCTCTGGTGGCACCATTGTGCGCGTTTCTGCCGAACGCGACGACGGTCATCCTCCTGGCACCGATTATCATCCGCGTCGCTGTAGCGCTCGGCATAGACTTCGTCGGGCCGATGATTTTGACCGCTATCGTCAGTAATTCAGCCGGACTGTTGACGCTGGTCGGCGATCCGGCGACGTTCCTTGTGGGCAACTCGATCGGCATGAGCTTCGGCCAGTACCTCCACAAGGTCAGCCTCGGCGGACTCCTTTCCCTGCTGGTGCTCATTCCCTTGCTGCCCATACTCATGCCGGATCTGTGGCGCCTGCAGAGGCCATTGCCGCCGCACGCGTCTGACAAGCCGTTCCAGCGGCCATGGTTTGCGGTGTTGTCGCTCGCTGTACTGGCGGTCATGGTCGGGTTGTTTTTGATTGGAGAAGATCTGCCTATACCCATCGGTCCTCCGGCTGTCGCCATTATCGGTGCTTCGCTCGCGTTGCTCGTCATTTACAGTGTCAAAGTTGAGCCAGTGGACAACGTGCTTCGCGACATCGACTGGAAGACACTGGTGTTCCTCGGTTGTATCTTCTTCTTGGTCCAAGCCATCACGAAAACCGGACTGCTGCAGAGTTTTTCGCTCAAGATGTACGAATGGTTCGGGACGGAGTTCGCGCTCGCCGCGTTGGCGCTGATCGCAGGGATCGGGCTGCTCTCCAGCCTGCTCGCGAATATCCCGGTCGTCGCTGCGTCGATTCTGATGGTGAAAGGCTACTTGGTGGCGGTTGAAGCGGTGTCTGAGGCGGCGCTTGGAGCTCACTTCACCGACTGGCCTGACGCAGTGATACCTGTGTTTATCTCCATGATGTTCGGTGCGACCCTCGGTGGCAACGCGACGATGATTGGCGCCTCTGCCAATATCGTCAGCATCGGTATCTGCGCACAAAACGGGAAACCCGTGACGTTCGCCAGGTGGCTACGCTACGGCCTGCCGTTCACTGCCTGTCAACTGGCGGTGTCTGCGTTGTACGTGCTTGCACTCTTCCACTTCAGCCGTTGAGCACGGCTGCTTCGCAGAAATTCGAATCTCGACTATCGAAACTCAAGATTTCATGTCTTCGTTTCGTAAGTCGTGCTGTGTGCTTCGAATGTTCTCCGTCGGTCACAACCCTGCAGCTGCGCGATCGGCGAGCACGAACGCCTGGTCACGGCGAACCAGGCCGGCGGGAATCGATCGGTCTCCGTCACGCAAACGAGCAAGGGCTGCGCTCTTTTCACTCCCGGTCACCACCCATAGAAGGCGCCCTGCACGATTGAGAATTGGATAGGTCAACGTCATCCGGCGCCTTCCCTGATATATCCCGGTCAGTGCCACATCCGCTTGCATCACGTTGAGCACCGGGTCTCCCGGAATCAACGACGCAGTATGGCCGTCTGACCCAAGGCCGAGATGAATCAAGTCAAGCACCGGGGGGAGGCCGGCAATTTTTTGGAGCGTCGAAATATATTGGGCGGCCGCAGCTTCCAGATCAGAAGCTTCGACGGGCATGGCATGAATTCGATCCGCCGACAACGGCGCGTGTCCGAGCAAACTCTCATGCAGATGCGTGAGGTTGCGATCCTGGTGCCCGGATGGAGCCACCCGTTCGTCCACTTGCACCACCTGCAGCCTGTCCCACGGCATGTCCTGATCCAAGAGGGCTCGCAACATCATCCATGGCGTCCTGCCGCCGCTCACGGCCATGATAAACCGCCCGCGTTCGGCCACCGCCGATCGAGCCTCCTCGGCGATAATTGCGGCCGCTTTTAAAGCGACTGACTCAGCATCGGCCAACACTTCCGTTTTCATGAGGAGGTCGTTTCGATCTGCGTTACGCCGACATGATTGGATT
The nucleotide sequence above comes from Nitrospiraceae bacterium. Encoded proteins:
- the pgl gene encoding 6-phosphogluconolactonase, which gives rise to MKTEVLADAESVALKAAAIIAEEARSAVAERGRFIMAVSGGRTPWMMLRALLDQDMPWDRLQVVQVDERVAPSGHQDRNLTHLHESLLGHAPLSADRIHAMPVEASDLEAAAAQYISTLQKIAGLPPVLDLIHLGLGSDGHTASLIPGDPVLNVMQADVALTGIYQGRRRMTLTYPILNRAGRLLWVVTGSEKSAALARLRDGDRSIPAGLVRRDQAFVLADRAAAGL
- a CDS encoding amino acid ABC transporter substrate-binding protein; the protein is MGMTTESAKSLVPAAIALFIISWIAPPATAGDTLAQIKSRGTLRCGVSEGIVGFSTKDASGRWSGLNVDFCRAVAAAALGNAEKVTFIPLKASERFPALQSGVIDLLLRNTTWTLGREAGLKVEFAGVLFYDSEAFMVPKAGGARTIAELSGATICVEKGTTHERNLLDHFAANGLTVTPLIIDSAMEVVDAFFAGRCKAYMSDASQLAAARLRSPGGPQAFVILPDRLSKEPFAPAMRRGDADWVTLVRWVLFVLIAAEENGITQDNVRAMRQSARDPAVRRALGESTEFGRALGTDPDWGLRAVQSVGNYGEMFERNLGTHSPLNLERGLNRLWTQGGLMYAPPVR
- a CDS encoding SLC13 family permease; protein product: MTDVQIYTTMAVFGVVILAIAFDLIDMAVAALLGVSVLFGFNILVEDDVIAAVKTAGGPLALLFGGMVVARTLAGTGIFDRIGTVYLRATKGSGKRFLLLLIALVAPLCAFLPNATTVILLAPIIIRVAVALGIDFVGPMILTAIVSNSAGLLTLVGDPATFLVGNSIGMSFGQYLHKVSLGGLLSLLVLIPLLPILMPDLWRLQRPLPPHASDKPFQRPWFAVLSLAVLAVMVGLFLIGEDLPIPIGPPAVAIIGASLALLVIYSVKVEPVDNVLRDIDWKTLVFLGCIFFLVQAITKTGLLQSFSLKMYEWFGTEFALAALALIAGIGLLSSLLANIPVVAASILMVKGYLVAVEAVSEAALGAHFTDWPDAVIPVFISMMFGATLGGNATMIGASANIVSIGICAQNGKPVTFARWLRYGLPFTACQLAVSALYVLALFHFSR